TGCTCCCCCCTTGCAAATGGACAACCAAATGTTTTCAGGGAGTTTGCTGCGTGATGTTTTTGTTGAACaaaatctttctgctttgaATAAGCACATCTTTCCGTGTTTTTTGGGTACTGTGGTGACTTCTTCCGTAGCCTTTTCTTCTTGCATGTGAATGGTACGTGTTTGGGGAAACTTGTAACCGTTGTTGATCGCATATCATCTTCTTAAGGTTTGGGTTTTACTTTTCATGCTAcatgtattaaaagaaaaagacttgagaattaaaaatatatcaacCCTATGCATCTCAGATGTCATGTCTCTACCAGAGCTAAATGAGCCACCTGTGTTGCGGGCTTTCAACCGGCCCTCATTCACATTTAAGTTATTTCAGTGCTATTGCTCTTAATTTTGGTCGCAGATCCTCTATTGTTCTGATGCAAGtgtaatttttcctttctgtattttaacaaTTCTTTTACCGcttctcccccttttctttccctttccccttttcctttttcctctgtttttcttgtctttaaaCTCCAGCCGGCCGGGTAAGGCCAGTCCCTCCCGCCCCGAGAGCCCAAAACCACCATTTGACATGTAGGCTGCTCCCTCTGAGACTCTTTGCCTGCCTCTTAGCTGTTCTGTCCCGGAATGGTCTCACTCGAATGTCACACatggcttgttttgtttgtactttgtgacacacacgtatCGGATGTGACTGTAGTGAAactgtttggttgttttttctttcttcccggCTGCTTAAATGAGTATATTGTAGTAATGAGAAACATATCGTTACTGTTATAaatatctataaatatatatatatataagatgaaaaaaaaatctatatgtCCAGGTGTTTAAAGCCATTTGTGCTTCCATGTGGATTTTAGGAAATACTTAAgtagggaaaaaatatatatatacatatatatacacacacacatccaaaAAATTAACCAAATCCTGATGCTGAGTTCTTGAGCTGGTTGTTAAATTCTCTGCGGTGTGCAGTTGGGTTGTTGTATTACCCCGGCCCTGTGGGTGAACTGTCTCAGTGCTGGTAGTAGCTGTGATGCAGTTTGTGATCTACCTGTCACTCTTGTTTATTGGATGAAATAAACTATCATTTCTGTATAATGAAGGCCTCCATGGCTAGAATAAAACCATCTctttctcttgctctttctcTGGGTGATTTTCAAGCTGTGTTTAATTTATAACCTAATCTTTTCATCCTGTAGGGCTTAAAAAGCTGTTCATGCAAGCAGGTGCTGTCCCTGGTAGGGAAGGTGGAGCAGATGTGCatgggcagctgcagcagaaccAAACAGCTTGTGGGATGTGCAAGTTTAACTCCCTCCATTGCAAGGAAAATGCACGGAGGCACTTCAGTGACAACACAGCGAAGGTGGGAGTTTTGCACACAGAATTGCTTGGTTCTTAACAGGTATTTTTGCCCAGGTGTTGGTGGAACACACGAGCAGTGGCTGAATTGTGGTTTCTCTGTCAAGCAGTGGCTGAAGCGCAGTCTAACACGTGGCCAGCTCCTACTTGGAAGTTGCTTTTAGGCTGAAGTGGGATTTCTGCCCCAATATAAACGGGGTAAACCTGTTCCTACTGTTTCTGTGCCAAAACAGTGTGGTGGGTTATGGACCATGGTCACTCCTCACAGTGACAACCACATTTATTTGTAATTCCTGAATTTCACGCTGTTGTCCCAATGATTGCAACTGATTCCTTCAGCCCCTGTGCAGGGAGAGACCAGGAGCACCGGGCTTCCTGACTTAAATCACTGTGATATTGGTGCCTGATTTAGCCCTGAGCGATGTGCCTGTGGTACTTGTGGAATCTTTAATAGGCTGAAAATCACCAGGATCTGATTCATGGTAGATACTGGTGAGGGCTGAGTGAATGGAGCAGATCTCTGGTGCTTCCTTCCCGCGTGTATTCTGGTGATCTCTGTCTTGCCTGTTTCTATGGGTTGTAACTTGTGCAACTGAGGTAACAACCATCGCTTGCCCTACCctgtcctgttttttttctccttgcttggAACTGTTCCTTCTGTCCCTGGTGTTAGATATTCTTTAACAAccctatatatattttttcaagtaGGTTTTAGAGCATTATTTACAGAACTGGAAACCTCTAATCTGCTCCAGTTTGAAGCGATTGTGTGTCAGCTGAACAGCAGCTCCAGTAAAGGTGGGGTTAGGGAAACACTGGGTAAAAACTGATCTGATCCTGGACTCTAGATGTGAAACACCAGCCAAGAGAAATGTCTCAGGCTTGCCAGCAGCCTCTCTACAAGCAAACATTCCTGAAAGCAAAGCGATGCCAGGGcagatgtttttattaaataatttgtcTGTCACTTTTCTGGCCAAATTTCAAGGTGCTCTGTGCAGAAGAAATACATCTAGTCAGTGTCTATCTGAATGAGtttattcagaaagaaaatctgtaacAGTATTAAGTCACCTCTGCAACAGATCACAGACCTTCACTGGTCTTGTCTCCTTCACAGTACTAGAGCAGAACATCCAATAAATATTGTCCATTTATAATAATGCTCTGTATTAAATCATAGCCCTGCCACACTTAATTATGATACAGGTTTATGGTGTAAACCCTGGAAAAGGCTTAGTCTGTCTTCAAGGAATATACAGCATTTTACACTGATACACTATGTACACAAGCCCTGCGTCACTTGTGTTGTGCCAGTACCAGACAAGACGAATGCCATTCAGATGAATGGAGTTCAAAAACCAGCTTCCATCTTCCCTGGTGGGTTCCAGGAGAGCAGGGCTTGTTCTGTGAATGCTTTTTTCAGTTGTATATGGAAACATCAAGATGAACCgtataaaacaaaaccaaaacacacacttcATCTGCTTCGGTACAGAAGAAATGAGTAGTTTCTCTCCTTGTTGTTGACAACCCCCAAACTTGATGTTGTGTTCCTGCCTCTGGTTGCACAGCTGTGATGGTCAGATCCCTTAAACCTCCCTTGTGGTTCTCCTGAAAGCTCCATTGCTGACACCAACCACTGTAAGAACAGGCACTTCTTGCCTGAAATGCAAGTTTTGGCGCAGGATTTCCACATGCAGGTCACTGCACCACCTGTACACCCAAGGGATTTGCTACTTCACGGAAATTTAAGTGATGGAGAACTAGAACCCCCGGAGTCCAgaaattcaaaacaaagcatGTTTATTAAGTGGTTTCCTTTTACTTATTTctcccatttttttaaaataaataaaaccttcaGACACATACAAGTGAAACACATCCTTCAAAGTGCAGTTACAGTTCCATCCCACTCCCAAGAATCACATAAAGCTTTGTCAAGTAACCAAAAAGCCTCCAAAGGCCACCctcagtcccttccccagcaaCAAGAATAAACGGGGCTGTAGTGCTGCCCAGCTCAGCTGTTCACAACCAACAAGGCTGGTTTTGGATAAGGTAGCAAGAGTCAGGCTGCAGAACAAAGTGGGAAGTTTAAAGATACGTAGTATGAAATAAACCAAACCTGTTTAGAGTCCAAAGAGTCCGTTACCAGAATAAGTTAGTTACTTTGGGAGCCCTGGAAGGGAGCAGGCTGATGAGAGTCATAGCGATGGATCAGAACCACTGCTGGCAGCAAATCTGGGACAAGGGATTAAAGTCATTTTGCACAAAGTCATGAAATCACCTGGCCCAGGTGaagtgccagcagcagctgcctccccGGGTTAGTTCGAGTCTGCCTGCACTCCAAGCACACCAAGTaccagaagaaagaagagaaagggaggatGAGGTCTGATGCTCAAATTCCATCTGTGCAATCCGTCTTTCCTCatgtctttaaaaatctgttatgACCAAGGGCACTGAGCAGAGGTATGGGCACGTACGAGTCAGTTAAGTCTTTTCAGGCTTATAGAAAATTGCTGTAAATAAGACTTAGTGCCCCTTAAACTACCATGATTTTGACCTCATCGTTCTCATCAGCACGGTAGAAGAAGGGAATGCAGGGGTTTTCCAGCAGGGGGCCCAGCCTCTCCTGAGGGTTCTGCATTTCTCTGAGAAGCTgcattatttgcttttctgtgggGTCCACTTGGCTTGGCTGAGCAGCTTTACCGTCAATAGGGGAGAAACCGGATTGGTGAAGAACAGCAGCCTCTTGTTCTGCTTCATTGGATAAACTCACTTCTCGTAACCCTGCAAGGAACAGAGACAAGGCAGGCAGGTGACTCTTCCCATCCCCGCACAACAGCAAGACCTCCGATTCCTCTGTTGTACAGAACTTGTCCTGGCTGCGCTTACCTTCTCCATCTGTAGCATTCAGTTCAATGCGCCTCTCCACCGCAAGGACACTTTCATTCTGGGTTGCCAACAGTTCTGGGTTTTGAGCAGCTGCTACGTACTTGCTGTACCATTCATTTCTTTCCCTGACCAGACGCATCACTAAATCCTGTAGTTCCAGTAGTTTCACCTGCACCAAAGTAAAGGAAAGCCTATGAGCCACGCACACAAACAGAACATGACAGTTTGCAGTCACAAAATTAGCAAATTCAAAGTAAAGCTAGCAGAAGAACAACACATGAAGGTttgggctgtgccagtgcgCCCCTGGCCTGCCCTGCTTGGAGTACTAGAGAAAAGATTCCTTGCCTTCATCTCTTCCTTGTCCTGAGCCAGTCTGCTGATAtactcctccttctcctggtgCCGCTGTTTGAGGATAGCCCTTTGACTCTGGTACAATGCAATATATTCCCCTGGAATACAAGAGAAGCATCAGGAGTGTTAGCAAGATTGGGCTACACGCCTTACGGTGAGCACAGAACTATGTGGCATGAGGATCCAGCAAATGCAACCCTGGCCTGGAGATGTGGCTAGTTAGGTAGCAGTAGGAGACCTGAACTGCTTGGTAGCTGGAGGGCTCCAGCGCCAAAAGCTGTAGGAGACCTTCTGTTCCCCAAAGAATAATGCACTGAGCAAGCTTTAGCTTGTGCTGGTGTCGCCTGAACGTACCAATGGTGTCCGTCTCCCCAGACAGCTGTATGCAGCGATGTTCTAACTCTTCCAACCGTTCCTTCAGATCAGCCTTCTCACGCATCAGCTCTGTGAAACGGGACTGAACGCAAAAATTGGTATCAATCATCTGAACTGCTCATGTACAGAGACCACCTGTGTTAAACACATCACCCTCCACTGACACTGCTCTGAGCCCGGGGAACAAATCTTGCTGCCTTCACAACTTGTCTCCAATTCACTGCTAACAAGGAACAGAGGAGCAACCTAGAGAAGGTGTAAAAAGTCTTATCTGCATTTTGGGAAGCAGAAGGGCAGATAAACTGCTTTTTAACCTTCTCGTTGCTGGGACAGCGCAGCTCTGGTCATGCTCACCTCCAAGACTGCAGACCACCTGCTTCGTCccagcagggtcaggatattcagtctgtttttcagctatttctttagaaaaacacCCCAGCTCAGTGTCAGACCCTTATACTCAGAGTCTGTGACAGGGGTGGGCGGGGAGTTACTGCTGCAAGATTTACTGTGCCCAGGCACGCAGTGATAAGCTTTTTAGGAAGTACTTACTATTATGGAACATCTGCTACTTATTCCCCTACAATCTGTCTGTTAGTCTGACACTAGGTAAAGTCAGGCAGAGCAGCGGGActgaaaggagaggagattctTTGCTTACCTGTAGTTTCTCCATGGCAGTTTTCAAAGCCTCATGAACCTCCACTGGAACAGTATCCACAGTGGAACCTGGAAGGGACATGTGTCATTTACAGTTGCTCCTTGGGCACGATGCACTCACAGAACCTGTAGCTCTGTTTCAGGGAGACCAGTGCAGCTGGCCAAGGCGTGACCCCAAAGTCACACTGTCCCCAAACTGCACCAAAGTTTTACCTTCACCCAGCATGACATGATGTTGCTGCTCCTGCCTAAGAGCTGCTATTTGCTCCAGGAGGTTTCTGCACTGCAGCTTCTGAGCAGCCAGCTGCTGCCTCATGTCTTCTCGCTCCTTCTCCACTTGGGACATGGCGGATGTCAAGAACGCGACCTAGGAAGAATTCCAGAGTGTGCACATGAGTGCTGCTCCTGAGTGAAGCATGGTCAGTGGTGCATCTTGGGACAAAGTAACCGTTTACCCCATTTTCTATATGTTTGTTTAGAACTAAAACCAAAGGCTTCTCTGCCCATTAAGACTCACCATTTCTTCATGGCTTTCAAACTTCTCTGGGATCACAAATGAAGATTTTTGGATTTCTTCAGTCATTGTTTCACTTTCAACTCCGTCTCCTGTAAAAGGAGGAAGGTGAACAAAGAGGTAATACCCCAGAGAGCCCAGCTCCGTCTCCTCCCTggagctcagctgcagctgctcaccATCCAGTCGGTGCAAAATCCTGCCGTCCAGGTCTGCTGCCAACTGACTGATCTGGGCCTGCAGCTCCTTGTTCTCCTTAGCTACAGCTTCCAGACTTTCCTGcgagagagcagcagcagagcactgaaacCAGCACATGACAGACTGCAAACAATCACTACATCTTCAGGCACTAGCACcacgcacacaaaaaaaaacccagtgctTCTGCTCCAGACAAGCATCATTCACCTGTGTTGCACAGGATGTaatcacaaaatcatagaaCAGCCCAGCTTGGGGCTgttaaagatcatctggtccaacctttcacTTAATTAATACTTCAAGTAGTTAAGcacttttcctcccttctttccacttGTCTCTTTTTACTGTTACCTTGGTCTGCTGCAGCTCTTTCAGGTGCATTTCCACTGTCACCTTCCCCTGGACCTCCTCATGCTGTAGCCGATCCATGAGCTGTGTCTGCAGCAAGAACTGCTTGTGCAGCTCCTCCTTCTCGGCAGCCAGCTGCTGGTACGCCAGCACGTACTGCTGGAGGTGCCCGTAGTACTGGTCCCGCTGCTCCTGCAGACCCCgagcctcctgtgttttcaGTTCCAGCTGACACAACAAGATCGAACCATCACATCAAACCATTTCTGCCAGAAAAGCTGATCTGTGTGACACGATCCAAACTGTCAACTTTGCCCGAAAGCCACCAACTAGGCAGGCAGCCACCATCTGTCCCCACATGCTGGTCCCCCACATCAGACAGCAGACGATGGGGGAAGGCTCCCAGCTCGATCGTTACAATACCAATTTCCATCCTTCCCTCTAAGCTTGGAAAGTCGCCAGCAGTTTGCATCAACTGCTGTGTACCTGCCATGCCACCCCACCGGCTGTTCTTACCGTCTCTTTGAGCTCCCCCAGGTTCTCTTGCAGCTGCCCAAGCTTCTTGGCCAGCTCCTTCTTTACATGTTGCTCCGACTGTAGGGCACTTGTAACCTCCATGTTTTCATTTGTCTGCAAGACAAGTACCACTGTATAAGGAAATTGGCCCAACCAACGTTAATGTATACTCTCAATAAACCATGTTCATTCCCAATACATCAGGGTGCCATCCCTTGTTTTGGCCTGGGGTGTGACTAAAGGCCATAAATTGACCGTTCAGGACAGTAAATAACTTATAAAAACATTCAGAAGAtgggagaagagcaagggaagAGCCAAGGGAATCAGTGCTGGGACAGTGCCAAGAAGAGGCTGGCATGTCACACAGCCTGTCAGCTCCAAAGCAGATGGGGGGCATGAATAACCCAAACAttcaaaaacaagcaaatgagTTCAGAAAGGActaaagaaaaatctgcagCTAGACCATGTGTCAGTTTGCCAGGGCCCCAAACGGAAAGCTGTTACACTGGAAGAACAAGCAAGAGTAAGGACTCGGGTCCAGGACGGATAAcaaggacagcagcaggagagaagACTGCTGAGAACTTCTTCCTCACGGGCAAATACAGCGATCAGAAAACAGGTATCTTCAAGGGTAAGAGGGCAGGAAAAATACTTGGGGAAAGAAACAGGGAatgaggggggaaaagaaaCTGGACAAAGATATTGGTTCATCTGCCAGAGCACCTGAGGGAGTAAGGAATTAACAGGGAACCTCCTGGCGTGGCAATACGAATCACAGATGATGGAGCACCCGTGGCCTCAGAGGACAAGAGACATGCTTCTGCCAGTTTTTTATGTCTCTGCTACAAAAGGATTGCACCAAGAAGTGGGAAAAGAAGCTCGAAAGAGACATACCAGTTTGACAAACCCATTCTGCAGCTCAGCCAGCTGCTCCTTCAGCTCCCGATTTTGGCTCAGTGCCCTACTGATGGTGACCTTGTCACTCTGCATGTCCTCCAGGATCCGCTGTCTGTCCAAGGACTCCTCGTTGTAGCGCTGCACAGCCTTCTCGAGCTCCAGCAgccgctcctcctgctcccgGTTGAGGTGGCTCAGCTGCTCGTTGTCCCGGACCTGGGCCTGGTACTGCCCGTGCAATTGGTCCTTCTCTTGCTGCAGCCGCTGGATCTCTTCCTGCAGACTCAGCTCAGTTTCTGTGGGCCCTGCTGGTGGGGAAGGCTCGATATCCATGGGCTTAACTGCTGGGGAAGCGCAATCAAAAGCAGCTCAGTCAAAGGGCTAAATCACTGTGTAATACACAACACTATCACATACACAAACCACACCCCAACCTATAGGGCTCTGTGACCCAGAAGGTATCACCAGCTACAGTATCCAGCCTCACTGCGGGGTGTCGAGAGGAACGAAGGAGCAGAAGTACCCAAAACCAAGCACAGTGTCCTGCCATGTGCTGCTGACTCCCTCCCAGCCCTAGCGAGAGCACCCCACCTTCCCAAAGTCCGGGGCTGGAGAGCCTGACAGTGCAGTCAGGTGGGTGCTAAAGACACAACCAGTCTGCTGCTCAATTAGCTGCAGCAGCTCATTTGCTGTTTGTTAGGACAACAGGTTTCTTAGGGTCACCAAGCTCTCAGCTGCCTTCACGGCTTCAGAGCATCCAACCTACTTGCACCTCGTGTGCAGAAGTAACCAGCTGGTGCTCTGCAGCGCAAAGCCCCACTTTGGAAGCCCTACCTGATTTGCTCAGCAGCTCTGTAACATTGGCTTCCAGCTCCCGAATTTGGGCCATatgctgctccttctcctgtGCCATGGTGTGGACCTGCAAGGCCACACAAGTGAAAGTTACATAGTTACAGTGAGTTAACTCCTGCCTGTGTTTGTCAAAAGCAGGTGTGATACTGCCCCTGATGTTACCTGCTCAGACAGCAGCTGTACCCGCTGCTGCCAAATGCTCTGCTCCTCCTTCAGTTTCTCTACATACcgatctctctctgcctggagCTGGTGAAGTGACTCCGAGAGCTGTtcaaaacacaataaaacacAACATCATATTGGCCAAATAAATTTGGCTGTGACTGCTTAAGGGACAAAGGTTGAAGAAACCAGTGTTAATGCAAAGCTCAGGCTGCGTTCTTCTGCCACACAAGTCTCATTACAGAAGATTTGGGCCGTATCTCACACAACCTCTTACCTGAGCAATGTGGGTTTCCAGACTCGCCTTCTCCTCCAGTGCCATTTGCATCTGCTGGTTTGCATCCAGACTCCCTGCCTGGCTTGAGAACTGCCAACAAAAAGTCAAAAAGTTATGGCAAAATGCTAATACTCAATTTCTAAGTAGCCTTTCTCCTGATAGTAACCTGCCACATAGTCCATGTTGTAACTTTCTACAGTTTAAAGTGCTCAAACTCATGCTGAAgatgaatgaaacaaaaaaagcttaGATTTTAGTCCTATAAAACCTGCTGATCTGGGCAGCTCCCCCCTAACAATtctatatttactttttttttttttttttttaattaagaaaatgcaCTTTAATCAAATCGTTTGACTCAGAAACTTTGTGCATTTTCAGAGTCTGTATTGTACAGCCAGATCAGATGGTATAAAAACTTGTGACCTTAAAGACTGTCAAACATGTCAGGAATGTAAAGCCAAAGTCTGGAACATGTCAGTGGACTAAGTAGCAAGGCTGGTTCAGTGAGACACAGTGCTCTGGGCTCTATTTAAAGGGTAACTTAAGCCACTGccaggagggaagggggaagaaaaaaactaaaaaagcgcagttttttcccctcacaggTTCACCTGAACGCCAGACTTGCTCTCTGAACTAACAGCTGCCTTCACACGTTCCCTTTCTAACTGGCTGATTCTCTTGATTTTCCCCTGCTGACCTTCCAGTTGCCATTGTCCAATTCATCACCTTCTGCTGGGGTGAGTACAAACACCACCCCTGCTCAACTGGTTTCTCAATGAGACTGCACAAGAACCAAGTAACCAAAATGCTGAACAAACAGGAAGAGTCACCGTATTTTCATACTTTGTGTGTTCAGCCACCCTCTCACCTTCTATAACATGTTTCAGCAGACCAGTGTCACAATGTCTTTAAATGTACTGCTCCAACTCCTTAAAATACAGACTTTCTGTTCCTAGAGGCCTCACTGAAAGCCTTTTACTAAGAGGATGTCTTGATGGGATTTTGCGCCTTCCTTTAAGAGCAAGAGTTACGTTTTGCCCCCACTGTCAGAAGCGAAGTCTTAGATGGATCAGTGTGATCTGCCCTCTCATCCCAGCAGTATTATGGTTACCTGCTGAATCATCAGTTCTGCCATTTCCAGTTTCTTATGCAAATCCTCCATATCCAACTTCATAGCCGAATTCTGGGAAACTAGGGAATGGACCTTCTCTGACAGCTCCGagttctgctgctttatttCCTCGCTACTTTtgctaaaacaagcaaacaaaaaattcaaGTGGCATCACTATACGTACTATGGGTCTGCTGATGCCCACGTCATAAATTTACAATGTAGTGCATCATAGCAgctagaatcacagaaacatcaCATCTAGtgacttttgttttaattcaataTCCAACCTCCCAAGTCACCACCTGTGGTCTGTGTCCCTTGTTATGTTTTGTGGCTCTGCTGAGCACTGTTACTCTGCAGTAATACGCAGAATGGACTTACGTTCGTTTGTACAGTTCCAGTTTCAGGTTGTCTCGCTCCTTCACTAACTCTTTATTATGCTGGGGAGAAAGGAAATTATTGATTAATCTACAGACTTCAGCCAAACAAGTAAGATGttcaaaaaatacttcatttcacCTCTAGCAGATCAACTAAAGTGGAAAAGGCCATAACTTCGGCAAAATCCTCAGGACAGGTTTGCTTAGAACCTCCTGAATTTGCCAGGAATAAGTCTGCTCAGTCTTTTCAAATGTGATGCTACTAACTGAACGTGAGGTTATTTCTGCAAACTTCTGGATGAATATCAAGACTGAAGTGTCTGTTTGATGGAGAACTGCCTGGGACAAGGTCTCACTGAGGCTTCTGTCATGTGGAGCTGGCAAGACTAATGATGGAGGTGCCAGATCTGAAGGCAGCAACTGGACCATATAATTAGTGGTCACAGAAACCTGAATGAAGTTTGCCTTGATCATGGAGAATACAGGGCTTTACAAGGTTAATTAACAATTAACGAGGTTAATTTCTGCCTCTTCTCTAAGCAGGGACTGCAGACGTTGTAGTAGTGTAGTGACAGGCAAATAGCcaaaagcagagctgctggttAAGCATAAACAGAGGTGACTCTTACCTTCTCTGACTGCTTTTGCTGCATAGAGATGGAGGACAAAGTACGTTCTAGCTCCGACACCCTCTGGCGAGATGAATGCAGACGAGCAGCAAGGCTTTCAGCTTCTCCTGAACAAGTCAGAGCAGAATCAGTTGACGCCAGACCACAAATTACTTTTTGGAACTGGCTGAACAGAACTTTCGACTTCGTCAACAAGCTCTTAAGGCAGCACAGAGCTTTCTAAGTGAGACCTGGTTCCACTCCTGGCTCTACAGGTGAAtcaccagcagctctgagcagtAAAGCTCTCTGTAACTACTGTCCTCACTTTTAGAGGGAGATGATGAAACTTCCTTTGCAGAAGAACAGACAATGTGTTGtctggttggttttttttcctaatcgaGTCAATTGCTCAAACTTAATTCAGAACAAAAGGCTCAAGTAAAACCTACCTAAGCATGACAGCTGTGTgggagggagggcagagaaaagggaacaaagttttaaaagcATCAGAAGCAAGTCAGAAAGGAACTGTCTGGGGTAGACACCAGGCCCAAATGGGGCTGACAAGGCTTTAGTGATGCACAAAGAACCTCAACGGCCATGGGATCATCATGCTCCCATTTGGGGGCAGCGATGATGACAGAAGCAGTGACAGTGCCAAGTGTTGCTCAGCAGGGAGTCGGTGAGTGTTGTGAGCTGGCTGCCAGCAACCGTCACACCCGTGACTTCAAACCCACAGTTTAACCAGCAGCTTGAGCCGGAGCGCTCACAGTCCATTACCTGATTTCTGCCGCGCGGCTTGTTGAGTATGTCCAAGGGCTGTCTGCAACTCCGACTTCTCAGAGACTAGAATTCCAATAGTCTGAATATGAACctttgggaaaggaaaatcAGCTCAGCACAAAACTTCTTTGCTTGTAAATGCAACATCACTGATGCCACAAAGAGGATAATGCAGTAAAGGGAAAGAGCTCTTGCAGTTCAGTGCAGTCTGGCTGACTGACTCTCCCAGTCTTCTGAAGGAATGGACTCATGTGGCTTCCAGAATGAAGACTGTGAGTGGTCAGTAATCCAGAGAACAGCAGAAGCCAGGTGGCATTACTGTAACACAGCCTCTGCCTTACCTGTAGCTGTTCCCTCAGTGCTGCTTGCTCTTTAGAAAATTTCTGTTCAAActccttcttttcctgtatAAACAAATGACGCCTATTCAGCACAAAAATGTTAATAGTTAACCCTTGTTGGCTTACATCAGACTAAAAAAACAGTGATTCA
This region of Columba livia isolate bColLiv1 breed racing homer chromosome 19, bColLiv1.pat.W.v2, whole genome shotgun sequence genomic DNA includes:
- the GOLGA2 gene encoding golgin subfamily A member 2 isoform X5, which translates into the protein MADGSRQSRLAAAKKKLKEYQQKNNLGATAETKKKRKTKEGGRPDTPTSDDRQSPENAYFDSDVAPRNAEQLATDVPVLSNSNTLPSCGSVLPAPGSMQLTQAREDEDDHKNALDETRSFSSTESLRQLSEQLNGLVSQSTSYVNGESAVSSTNIKEMETRYQELAVALDSSNLTNKQLVTKIEELKQQNQEVVNQLEKEKKEFEQKFSKEQAALREQLQVHIQTIGILVSEKSELQTALGHTQQAARQKSGEAESLAARLHSSRQRVSELERTLSSISMQQKQSEKHNKELVKERDNLKLELYKRTKSSEEIKQQNSELSEKVHSLVSQNSAMKLDMEDLHKKLEMAELMIQQFSSQAGSLDANQQMQMALEEKASLETHIAQLSESLHQLQAERDRYVEKLKEEQSIWQQRVQLLSEQVHTMAQEKEQHMAQIRELEANVTELLSKSAVKPMDIEPSPPAGPTETELSLQEEIQRLQQEKDQLHGQYQAQVRDNEQLSHLNREQEERLLELEKAVQRYNEESLDRQRILEDMQSDKVTISRALSQNRELKEQLAELQNGFVKLTNENMEVTSALQSEQHVKKELAKKLGQLQENLGELKETLELKTQEARGLQEQRDQYYGHLQQYVLAYQQLAAEKEELHKQFLLQTQLMDRLQHEEVQGKVTVEMHLKELQQTKESLEAVAKENKELQAQISQLAADLDGRILHRLDGDGVESETMTEEIQKSSFVIPEKFESHEEMVAFLTSAMSQVEKEREDMRQQLAAQKLQCRNLLEQIAALRQEQQHHVMLGEGSTVDTVPVEVHEALKTAMEKLQSRFTELMREKADLKERLEELEHRCIQLSGETDTIGEYIALYQSQRAILKQRHQEKEEYISRLAQDKEEMKVKLLELQDLVMRLVRERNEWYSKYVAAAQNPELLATQNESVLAVERRIELNATDGEGLREVSLSNEAEQEAAVLHQSGFSPIDGKAAQPSQVDPTEKQIMQLLREMQNPQERLGPLLENPCIPFFYRADENDEVKIMVV
- the GOLGA2 gene encoding golgin subfamily A member 2 isoform X4, coding for MADGSRQSRLAAAKKKLKEYQQKNNLGATAETKKKRKTKEGGRPDTPTSDDRQSPENIQNILKVLVSDLNRSNGVAIPPLDKRKAYFDSDVAPRNAEQLATDVPVLSNSNTLPSCGSVLPAPGSMQLTQAREDEDDHKNALDETRSFSSTESLRQLSEQLNGLVSQSTSYVNGESAVSSTNIKEMETRYQELAVALDSSNLTNKQLVTKIEELKQQNQEVVNQLEKVHIQTIGILVSEKSELQTALGHTQQAARQKSGEAESLAARLHSSRQRVSELERTLSSISMQQKQSEKHNKELVKERDNLKLELYKRTKSSEEIKQQNSELSEKVHSLVSQNSAMKLDMEDLHKKLEMAELMIQQFSSQAGSLDANQQMQMALEEKASLETHIAQLSESLHQLQAERDRYVEKLKEEQSIWQQRVQLLSEQVHTMAQEKEQHMAQIRELEANVTELLSKSVKPMDIEPSPPAGPTETELSLQEEIQRLQQEKDQLHGQYQAQVRDNEQLSHLNREQEERLLELEKAVQRYNEESLDRQRILEDMQSDKVTISRALSQNRELKEQLAELQNGFVKLTNENMEVTSALQSEQHVKKELAKKLGQLQENLGELKETLELKTQEARGLQEQRDQYYGHLQQYVLAYQQLAAEKEELHKQFLLQTQLMDRLQHEEVQGKVTVEMHLKELQQTKESLEAVAKENKELQAQISQLAADLDGRILHRLDGDGVESETMTEEIQKSSFVIPEKFESHEEMVAFLTSAMSQVEKEREDMRQQLAAQKLQCRNLLEQIAALRQEQQHHVMLGEGSTVDTVPVEVHEALKTAMEKLQSRFTELMREKADLKERLEELEHRCIQLSGETDTIGEYIALYQSQRAILKQRHQEKEEYISRLAQDKEEMKVKLLELQDLVMRLVRERNEWYSKYVAAAQNPELLATQNESVLAVERRIELNATDGEGLREVSLSNEAEQEAAVLHQSGFSPIDGKAAQPSQVDPTEKQIMQLLREMQNPQERLGPLLENPCIPFFYRADENDEVKIMVV